A window from Cellulomonas sp. C5510 encodes these proteins:
- the nusB gene encoding transcription antitermination factor NusB: MGARTKARKRALDVLFEAEQRRLDPLTLLAERIAQPGTEAALPQYSVELVEGVQAHRARIDEVIATHSHGWTIERMPAVDRELLRLGAWEILFNDDVPDAVAVDEAVELARSLSTDESPGFVNGLLGRLVDLKPTLLA, from the coding sequence GTGGGAGCCCGTACCAAGGCCCGCAAGCGGGCCCTCGACGTCCTCTTCGAGGCCGAGCAGCGTCGGCTCGACCCGCTGACGCTGCTCGCGGAGCGGATCGCGCAGCCCGGCACCGAGGCGGCGCTTCCGCAGTACTCGGTCGAGCTGGTCGAGGGGGTGCAGGCGCACCGCGCCCGTATCGACGAGGTCATCGCCACCCACTCGCACGGCTGGACGATCGAGCGGATGCCCGCGGTCGACCGGGAGCTGCTGCGGCTCGGCGCCTGGGAGATCCTCTTCAACGACGACGTGCCCGACGCGGTCGCCGTCGACGAGGCCGTGGAGCTGGCGCGCAGCCTGTCGACGGACGAGTCCCCGGGCTTCGTCAACGGCCTGCTGGGCCGCCTGGTCGACCTCAAGCCGACCCTCCTGGCCTGA
- a CDS encoding GGDEF domain-containing protein has protein sequence MRGYQERQGEDRDVTARDHLAIGLLVMAVVTGLGGVWPADPLSPTQWWFVVSGIDLVLCGALLALPVHQRSTQAVVIAGVVVSAVLVSTCYSAQGVVVFALGFVVAGQFAAYALERRRAAVVAGVVVAAIALSATFAPAAVHPVIVVASAAMALLSCWLMAEQTDRLRRQARTDHLTGALSRGAFYERAGDVVPGALRRGTPLSVVAFDVDDFTVVNARHGHLGADDLLADLAAAWRRMLPPAAFLGRVGGDEFVAVLPGTGEADARRWARSATSGRVLSSSAGVATLRPDDTVRSLLDRADVDLFAAKDARRALAGNV, from the coding sequence ATGCGTGGGTACCAGGAGCGACAGGGCGAGGACCGTGACGTCACGGCGCGCGACCACCTCGCGATCGGGCTGCTCGTCATGGCGGTCGTCACGGGGCTCGGCGGGGTGTGGCCGGCCGACCCCCTCTCGCCCACGCAGTGGTGGTTCGTGGTGTCGGGGATCGACCTGGTGCTGTGCGGAGCGCTCCTGGCCCTTCCGGTGCACCAGCGCAGCACGCAGGCCGTCGTCATCGCGGGCGTGGTCGTCTCGGCGGTGCTCGTCAGCACCTGCTACAGCGCGCAGGGCGTCGTGGTGTTCGCGCTGGGGTTCGTCGTGGCGGGGCAGTTCGCGGCGTACGCGTTGGAGCGGCGACGCGCGGCCGTGGTCGCCGGTGTCGTGGTCGCCGCGATCGCCCTGTCCGCGACCTTCGCGCCCGCGGCGGTGCACCCCGTCATCGTGGTGGCGTCCGCCGCCATGGCGCTGCTCTCGTGCTGGCTGATGGCGGAGCAGACCGACCGGCTGCGCCGGCAGGCCCGCACGGACCACCTGACCGGTGCGCTCAGCCGGGGGGCCTTCTACGAGCGCGCGGGCGACGTCGTCCCGGGCGCCCTGCGTCGCGGTACGCCGCTGAGCGTCGTCGCGTTCGACGTCGACGACTTCACGGTGGTGAACGCCCGGCACGGCCACCTCGGCGCGGACGACCTGCTGGCAGACCTCGCGGCGGCGTGGCGCAGGATGCTGCCGCCGGCCGCGTTCCTCGGGCGCGTCGGCGGCGACGAGTTCGTCGCGGTGCTCCCCGGCACCGGTGAGGCCGACGCCCGCCGGTGGGCGAGGTCGGCCACGTCCGGCAGGGTGCTCTCGTCCAGCGCGGGCGTCGCGACCCTCCGGCCCGACGACACGGTGCGCAGCCTGCTCGACCGCGCCGACGTCGACCTGTTCGCGGCGAAGGACGCGCGGCGGGCGCTCGCGGGGAACGTCTGA
- a CDS encoding aspartate carbamoyltransferase catalytic subunit yields the protein MRHLLSTADLDRAAAIRVLDTAAQMAATQGRQMKKLPTLRGRTVVNLFFEDSTRTRISFETAAKRLSADVINFSAKGSSLSKGESLKDTALTLQAMGADAIVIRHQASGAPHTLAHAGWTDAAVVNAGDGMHQHPTQALLDAFTIRRHLTGGPGNPDGVGHDLDGLHVAVVGDVLHSRVARSNVDLLHTLGARVTLVAPPTLLPVGVGPWPADVSYRLDDVLAQGPDAVMMLRVQRERMSTAGGGFFPSPLEYTRLYGLDARRLAGLPDHAIVLHPGPMNRGLEISADAADSPRSVIVEQVANGVAVRMAVLYLLLAGDGDTGAPPATGAVPTLTSTAGTTGAAATTPGATA from the coding sequence ATGAGGCACCTGCTCTCGACGGCCGACCTGGACCGTGCCGCGGCGATCCGGGTGCTCGACACGGCCGCCCAGATGGCCGCGACCCAGGGCCGGCAGATGAAGAAGCTGCCGACGCTGCGCGGGCGCACGGTGGTGAACCTGTTCTTCGAGGACTCGACCCGGACCCGGATCTCCTTCGAGACGGCCGCCAAGCGGCTGAGCGCCGACGTCATCAACTTCTCGGCGAAGGGGTCGAGCCTGTCCAAGGGCGAGTCGCTCAAGGACACGGCGCTGACCCTGCAGGCGATGGGCGCGGACGCGATCGTCATCCGGCACCAGGCGTCGGGCGCGCCGCACACGCTGGCGCACGCGGGCTGGACGGACGCCGCCGTGGTGAACGCCGGCGACGGGATGCACCAGCACCCCACGCAGGCGCTGCTGGACGCGTTCACGATCCGACGGCACCTGACCGGCGGGCCGGGCAACCCGGACGGCGTCGGCCACGACCTGGACGGTCTGCACGTCGCGGTCGTCGGGGACGTGCTGCACAGCCGGGTCGCCCGGTCGAACGTCGACCTGCTGCACACCCTCGGCGCCCGGGTGACGCTGGTCGCGCCGCCCACGCTGCTGCCGGTCGGCGTGGGTCCGTGGCCGGCGGACGTGTCCTACCGCTTGGACGACGTGCTCGCGCAGGGCCCCGACGCGGTGATGATGCTGCGCGTGCAGCGGGAGCGGATGTCGACGGCCGGGGGCGGGTTCTTCCCGAGTCCGCTGGAGTACACCCGGCTGTACGGCCTGGACGCGCGGCGGCTGGCCGGGCTGCCGGACCACGCGATCGTGCTGCACCCCGGCCCGATGAACCGCGGGCTGGAGATCTCCGCGGACGCCGCGGACTCGCCGCGGTCGGTGATCGTCGAGCAGGTCGCGAACGGCGTGGCCGTCCGGATGGCGGTGCTGTACCTGCTGCTCGCGGGCGACGGCGACACCGGCGCCCCGCCGGCGACCGGCGCCGTCCCCACCCTCACGAGCACGGCCGGCACCACCGGCGCCGCCGCCACGACCCCCGGAGCGACCGCATGA
- the pyrR gene encoding bifunctional pyr operon transcriptional regulator/uracil phosphoribosyltransferase PyrR has translation MTSGTPVPDDVNVEGTTATVVLGEQDVARALTRIAHEILERNKGGDDLVVLGIPTRGVPLAQRLAQRLAAVEPGLVAEELVGSLDVTMYRDDLSQHPTRAIGATSVPAGGVDGKVVVLVDDVLYSGRTIRAALDALNDLGRPRAVQLAALVDRGHRELPIRADYVGKNLPTSTAERVRVLLAETDGRTAVVIEGAAR, from the coding sequence ATGACCTCCGGCACCCCCGTGCCCGACGACGTGAACGTCGAGGGCACCACCGCGACCGTCGTGCTCGGCGAGCAGGACGTGGCCCGCGCGCTGACGCGCATCGCCCACGAGATCCTCGAGCGCAACAAGGGCGGCGACGACCTCGTCGTCCTCGGCATCCCGACCCGCGGCGTCCCGCTGGCGCAGCGCCTGGCGCAGCGTCTGGCCGCCGTGGAGCCCGGCCTGGTGGCCGAGGAGCTGGTCGGCTCCCTGGACGTCACGATGTACCGCGACGACCTCTCCCAGCACCCGACGCGGGCGATCGGCGCGACGAGCGTCCCGGCGGGCGGCGTGGACGGCAAGGTCGTGGTGCTCGTCGACGACGTCCTGTACTCGGGCCGCACGATCCGCGCCGCGCTGGACGCGCTGAACGACCTGGGTCGGCCCCGGGCGGTGCAGCTCGCGGCGCTGGTGGACCGCGGGCACCGCGAGCTGCCCATCCGCGCGGACTACGTCGGCAAGAACCTCCCGACCTCGACCGCCGAGCGCGTCCGCGTGCTGCTCGCCGAGACCGACGGCCGGACGGCCGTGGTCATCGAGGGGGCGGCGCGATGA
- the efp gene encoding elongation factor P — translation MATTNDLKNGTVLKIDGQLWTVVEFQHVKPGKGGAFVRTKLKNVLSGKVVDRTFNAGLKVETANVDKRDMQYLYKDGDDFVFMDTDTYDQITVPAATVGDAANFMLESTNAMVATNEGVPLYVELPPSVTLMVTYTEPGLQGDRSSAGTKPATLETGYEIQVPLFLEADTKVKVDTRDGSYLGRVND, via the coding sequence GTGGCGACGACGAACGACCTGAAGAACGGCACCGTGCTGAAGATCGACGGCCAGCTCTGGACGGTCGTCGAGTTCCAGCACGTCAAGCCCGGCAAGGGCGGCGCGTTCGTGCGCACCAAGCTCAAGAACGTCCTGTCCGGCAAGGTCGTCGACCGGACGTTCAACGCGGGCCTGAAGGTGGAGACCGCGAACGTCGACAAGCGCGACATGCAGTACCTGTACAAGGACGGCGACGACTTCGTGTTCATGGACACGGACACGTACGACCAGATCACCGTCCCGGCCGCGACGGTCGGCGACGCCGCGAACTTCATGCTCGAGAGCACGAACGCGATGGTCGCGACCAACGAGGGCGTGCCGCTGTACGTCGAGCTGCCGCCGTCGGTGACGCTCATGGTCACGTACACGGAGCCGGGGCTGCAGGGCGACCGCTCGTCCGCCGGCACCAAGCCCGCCACGCTCGAGACCGGCTACGAGATCCAGGTGCCGCTGTTCCTCGAGGCCGACACCAAGGTCAAGGTCGACACCCGCGACGGCAGCTACCTGGGTCGCGTGAACGACTGA